Proteins from a genomic interval of Corynebacterium freiburgense:
- a CDS encoding aldo/keto reductase, with protein MNIPSITLNDGTPMPQLGFGTWQLVDEQCYPAVRKAIELGYRHIDTAAIYGNEEEVGRAVRDAIAAGDATRDELFIVTKLWNNQHHEPEVAFQQSLARLGLDYIDLYLLHWPCPKQQQYISAFEGMAHIQGLGTVQSIGVCNFYPAALIELIEKTGVVPAVNQIELHPGFPQFELQKLDKELGIITESWSPLGQGKILAEPTTVRIAQVHGKTPAQVILRWHIQQGLVPLPKSAHNDRIAENLNIFDFQLTEAEIAELSALDSGRIGPDPMEFPE; from the coding sequence ATGAATATTCCTTCAATCACACTCAATGATGGCACCCCAATGCCGCAACTTGGGTTTGGGACCTGGCAGCTCGTTGATGAGCAGTGTTATCCGGCTGTTCGTAAAGCCATTGAGCTTGGCTATCGTCATATTGATACTGCCGCGATTTATGGCAATGAAGAAGAAGTCGGGCGAGCAGTCAGGGATGCTATCGCTGCTGGGGACGCTACCCGCGACGAACTGTTTATTGTGACGAAATTGTGGAACAACCAACACCATGAACCGGAAGTTGCGTTCCAACAATCACTGGCCCGTTTAGGGTTAGATTATATTGATCTTTATTTATTGCATTGGCCATGTCCAAAGCAGCAGCAATATATTTCGGCATTTGAGGGAATGGCACATATTCAGGGATTGGGGACTGTGCAGTCTATTGGGGTGTGTAATTTTTACCCAGCGGCCCTTATTGAACTCATTGAAAAAACGGGTGTGGTTCCTGCTGTGAACCAGATCGAATTGCATCCCGGGTTCCCACAATTTGAATTGCAGAAACTCGATAAGGAATTGGGAATTATTACAGAATCTTGGTCTCCATTAGGGCAGGGAAAGATCCTTGCGGAGCCAACCACGGTGCGTATTGCACAAGTACATGGGAAGACCCCGGCACAGGTGATCCTTCGGTGGCACATTCAACAAGGTTTAGTGCCATTGCCAAAGTCTGCACATAATGATCGCATTGCGGAAAATCTGAATATTTTTGATTTCCAACTTACGGAAGCCGAAATAGCGGAGTTAAGCGCCCTGGATTCCGGACGAATTGGCCCCGATCCAATGGAGTTTCCCGAATGA
- a CDS encoding carboxyl transferase domain-containing protein — protein sequence MTRTGAHDLIRQVLDHDSFVSWDTPPEYGDISEQYQQALKKAREKSGVDEAVITGEGTVGGTRVAFVLSEFAFLGGSIGAATARRIIAGIHRATDQGLPLLISPSSGGTRMQEGTPAFALMVSITTAVYRHKDAHLPFLVYLRNPTTGGVLASWGSAGHFTFAEPDALLGFLGPRVVELTTGIPMPDGVQTGENLAQHGVIDGVISPTQLREAVRKIIDVLRPSQQYTEPSAPSVPDPTSIKGPWNAIECTRRIDRPGVRELKAALAKHWIELSGTGEGRRSPAVTVALTRLGNRPVVLIGQDRHNQPPHAKTELGPAALRFARRGIQLAHELQLPLISIIDTPGAELSQAAEENGMAGSIARTLGELVDVDVPTISVILGQGCGGAALAMLPSDRVLAAENAWLSPLPPEGASAIIYRDTNHAAQMMEEQGVGAPALLDAGIVDGLISEHGDAAEHPTEFIENVIAHINHTLWQLENNPQRVGREQRFRHYEALPARLI from the coding sequence ATGACTCGTACCGGTGCCCACGACCTTATCCGCCAAGTTCTCGACCACGATTCTTTTGTAAGTTGGGATACTCCACCCGAATACGGAGACATCTCCGAGCAATACCAGCAAGCATTGAAAAAAGCACGCGAAAAAAGCGGAGTCGATGAAGCTGTAATCACTGGTGAAGGCACTGTCGGTGGCACCCGAGTGGCATTTGTATTAAGTGAATTTGCGTTCCTCGGCGGATCGATTGGCGCAGCTACAGCACGACGCATTATTGCCGGAATCCACCGCGCCACCGACCAAGGACTCCCTCTGCTTATCTCCCCGTCCTCTGGGGGCACGCGAATGCAAGAAGGTACCCCCGCTTTCGCACTTATGGTCTCAATCACAACGGCAGTGTATCGACACAAAGATGCGCACTTACCGTTCTTGGTTTATCTCCGGAACCCAACAACCGGTGGGGTACTTGCCTCCTGGGGGTCTGCGGGACATTTTACTTTTGCAGAACCCGACGCACTCCTTGGGTTCCTGGGGCCCCGCGTCGTCGAACTCACCACCGGCATTCCAATGCCCGATGGTGTCCAAACCGGTGAAAACCTAGCTCAACATGGGGTTATAGACGGCGTTATTTCACCAACCCAGCTACGGGAAGCTGTACGAAAAATTATCGACGTCCTTCGCCCAAGCCAGCAATATACCGAACCAAGCGCCCCTTCCGTTCCGGACCCTACATCCATTAAGGGGCCATGGAATGCCATTGAGTGCACCCGCCGTATAGATCGACCAGGAGTGCGAGAACTGAAAGCCGCACTTGCCAAACATTGGATCGAACTTTCCGGCACCGGTGAGGGCCGCCGCTCCCCAGCCGTTACCGTCGCATTAACTCGCCTAGGAAATCGACCAGTAGTTCTTATTGGCCAGGACCGCCACAATCAGCCACCGCACGCAAAAACCGAGCTTGGGCCTGCAGCTCTCCGCTTTGCCCGACGTGGAATTCAACTCGCACATGAGTTGCAGCTACCGCTTATCAGCATTATTGACACACCCGGCGCCGAGCTTTCCCAAGCCGCCGAAGAAAACGGGATGGCTGGTTCCATTGCACGTACGCTTGGGGAGCTTGTCGACGTCGACGTCCCCACCATATCCGTTATCCTCGGCCAAGGCTGTGGTGGCGCTGCTTTAGCCATGTTGCCATCAGATCGCGTCCTGGCGGCAGAAAATGCTTGGCTATCACCATTACCCCCAGAAGGGGCTTCGGCCATTATCTATCGCGATACCAATCACGCCGCCCAAATGATGGAAGAACAAGGAGTCGGCGCACCCGCACTACTCGATGCTGGCATTGTTGACGGTCTTATTTCCGAGCATGGCGATGCAGCCGAGCACCCAACGGAATTTATTGAAAATGTTATCGCCCATATAAATCACACGCTCTGGCAATTGGAAAACAACCCACAACGCGTGGGACGCGAGCAACGTTTCCGGCACTATGAGGCACTTCCCGCACGTCTGATCTAG
- the fkpA gene encoding FKBP-type peptidyl-prolyl cis-trans isomerase FkpA, with protein MEKPQIEVQPGPAPEDVVIVDIVEGDGPEAQPGGMVEVHYVGVDFETGEEFDSSWDRGQSIEFPLHGLIAGWQEGIPGMKVGGRRQLTIPPEAAYGPAGGGHPLSGRTLVFVIDLLNVG; from the coding sequence ATGGAAAAACCCCAGATTGAGGTCCAACCGGGCCCTGCACCAGAAGATGTTGTCATTGTAGACATTGTTGAAGGTGACGGACCCGAAGCTCAGCCGGGTGGCATGGTGGAGGTCCACTACGTTGGCGTGGATTTTGAAACTGGTGAAGAGTTCGATTCCTCCTGGGATCGTGGTCAATCCATCGAATTCCCGCTGCACGGACTAATTGCAGGTTGGCAGGAAGGTATTCCTGGCATGAAGGTTGGTGGTCGCAGGCAGCTAACAATTCCACCAGAGGCGGCATATGGTCCTGCTGGTGGTGGACATCCTCTATCTGGTCGGACCCTGGTCTTTGTGATTGACCTTCTGAATGTCGGTTAG
- a CDS encoding NAD(P)-dependent malic enzyme → MNDHDYGALTDSEIFDAHIGGKLSTTSRRPLETVRDLSLAYTPGVARVCEAIADDASLIRDYTWVGKTVAIVSDGTAVLGLGNIGAKAALPVMEGKAQLFGRFANLNAVPIVLNTTDVDTIVETITAMAPSFGGINLEDISAPRCFEIERRLNDALDIPVMHDDQHGTAIVILAALQNACSLLGRELGDLRVVISGAGAAGVACTKILIGAGVRDITVLDSRGIIHKGRTPLNAIKQELAELTNPRGIVGGVTEALEGADTFIGLSRGHIREKELQHMAPKPILFSLANPDPEIEPALAAKYGAVVATGRSDLPNQINNVLAFPGIFHGAMAAGATSITTQMKLAASRAIAEIAAVNLDAEHVVPSPLNPHVAHAVSEAVQAAAKIR, encoded by the coding sequence ATGAACGACCATGACTACGGCGCTTTAACGGATTCCGAGATTTTCGACGCCCATATCGGCGGCAAACTTAGCACCACTTCACGCCGACCCTTGGAAACCGTCCGCGACCTATCCCTCGCCTATACCCCAGGTGTCGCCCGCGTATGCGAAGCGATTGCCGATGATGCATCCTTAATTCGGGATTACACCTGGGTCGGCAAAACCGTCGCCATTGTTTCTGATGGCACAGCCGTACTTGGACTCGGCAATATTGGTGCCAAGGCCGCTCTTCCCGTTATGGAAGGCAAAGCCCAATTATTCGGAAGGTTCGCAAACCTTAACGCGGTTCCGATCGTTCTGAACACCACGGACGTCGATACGATTGTAGAGACGATTACCGCTATGGCACCAAGCTTTGGTGGCATTAATCTTGAGGATATTTCTGCGCCCCGGTGTTTTGAAATCGAACGGCGCCTTAACGATGCGCTTGATATTCCGGTTATGCACGATGACCAGCACGGCACCGCCATTGTTATTCTGGCAGCACTACAAAATGCGTGTTCGCTACTTGGCCGCGAACTCGGGGATTTACGGGTCGTCATTTCCGGCGCTGGCGCCGCCGGTGTGGCCTGCACAAAAATTCTCATTGGTGCAGGTGTTCGGGATATCACTGTGCTTGATTCCCGTGGCATAATTCATAAGGGACGCACCCCACTAAACGCTATTAAACAAGAACTTGCGGAGCTTACAAACCCGCGCGGAATCGTGGGCGGCGTTACCGAAGCCCTTGAAGGTGCCGATACGTTTATCGGTCTTTCCCGTGGCCATATTCGTGAAAAAGAACTCCAACATATGGCCCCTAAACCGATTCTATTTTCGCTAGCAAACCCAGATCCCGAAATCGAACCAGCTCTCGCCGCAAAATACGGCGCCGTCGTTGCCACTGGCCGCAGCGACCTACCAAACCAAATTAATAATGTCCTCGCATTTCCAGGTATTTTCCATGGAGCAATGGCTGCTGGCGCAACCTCGATTACTACACAAATGAAACTCGCGGCATCCCGTGCCATTGCAGAGATCGCCGCAGTAAACCTTGATGCCGAACACGTAGTCCCTTCCCCATTAAATCCTCACGTGGCGCATGCAGTTAGTGAAGCCGTACAAGCAGCTGCGAAAATACGATAG
- a CDS encoding enoyl-CoA hydratase — MIIQQRDGHLLTIVLDRDPHRNSLTTKVCSEVADAIDAVESPDIRAVLIRGRGSAFCAGADLKGGVYGDDFHGALHRMLRSILECPVPVIADVQGPAVGAGTQLALACDLRVVGDGGWFRVPPAELGFALDNWTIRRAVSMLGGSVARSVLLAAEKVDADTAAAVGFANLRGDADDAWAYAQRIAGYAPLALRQLKGVLNDEGFGFTLRPNQQQLYDLCWSSDDAAEARSARAEKRSPVFKGQ, encoded by the coding sequence ATGATTATTCAACAACGAGACGGGCATTTGCTAACTATTGTGTTGGACCGTGACCCACACCGAAATTCACTAACTACAAAGGTGTGCTCGGAAGTGGCGGATGCAATTGATGCAGTGGAGTCACCCGATATACGTGCGGTGCTTATTCGTGGAAGGGGATCCGCATTTTGTGCCGGCGCTGATCTTAAGGGCGGAGTGTATGGGGATGACTTCCATGGTGCACTTCACCGGATGTTGCGCAGTATTTTGGAGTGCCCAGTGCCTGTGATTGCCGACGTCCAGGGCCCCGCTGTTGGTGCTGGCACTCAGCTCGCATTGGCGTGTGACCTTCGTGTTGTTGGTGACGGTGGTTGGTTCCGGGTGCCACCTGCTGAACTGGGTTTCGCTCTGGACAATTGGACTATACGGCGTGCAGTATCCATGCTCGGTGGTTCTGTTGCCCGATCCGTGTTATTGGCTGCAGAAAAAGTCGATGCTGATACCGCAGCCGCTGTAGGGTTTGCGAATTTACGTGGAGACGCAGATGACGCATGGGCATATGCACAACGAATTGCAGGCTATGCACCATTGGCATTGCGGCAATTAAAAGGTGTGCTTAATGATGAGGGATTTGGCTTTACATTGCGCCCAAATCAGCAGCAGCTTTATGACCTTTGCTGGTCTAGTGATGACGCCGCAGAAGCCCGCTCGGCTCGTGCAGAAAAACGCTCTCCAGTATTTAAAGGGCAATAA
- a CDS encoding solute symporter family protein, with translation MQNALVVAQESSAGNPILNIAVFVAFIVVTMAIVMRVGKSTSEASDFYTGGASFSGTQNGLAIAGDYLSAASFLGIVGAVALSGYDGFLYSIGFFVAWLVALLLVAEPLRNTGRFTMADVLSFRLRQKPVRLAAAFGTLAVSLFYLIAQMAGAGSLVSVLLDIHDKSSQAIVVAVVGVIMILYVLLGGMKGTTYVQMIKAVLLVGGVGVMTLMILWFVKGSFSELLEQAVNMHASSETLQKAGYDAREILEPGLKYGKNDLTKLDFVSLGLALVLGTAGLPHVLMRFYTVPTAKEARKSVTWAIILIGAFYLMTLVLGYAAAAFVGPDRILAAPGGANAAAPLLALELGGSIFMAIISAVAFATVLAVVAGLAITASASVAHDIYHSIIRSGKSTEEEQVRVSRITVVVIGILAIILGILAMGQNVAFLVALAFAIAASANLPTILFSLYWKKFNTAGAVSAMYTGLIMALGLIIFSPAVSGAPNAMFPNVDFALFPLANPGIVSIPAAFIAGIIGTFLGSPDNLDDLQAEMEVRSLTGVGVEAPVDH, from the coding sequence ATGCAAAACGCACTTGTCGTAGCGCAAGAATCCTCTGCGGGAAACCCAATCCTGAATATTGCGGTATTCGTTGCTTTTATCGTGGTAACGATGGCGATTGTAATGAGGGTAGGTAAATCCACCTCGGAAGCTTCAGATTTCTATACCGGTGGCGCATCCTTCTCCGGTACGCAAAATGGTTTGGCCATCGCGGGTGACTACCTTTCCGCAGCATCCTTCCTGGGTATTGTGGGCGCCGTAGCACTCTCCGGTTATGACGGCTTCCTGTACTCCATCGGTTTCTTCGTGGCTTGGTTGGTGGCTCTTCTTTTGGTTGCGGAGCCGCTGCGAAACACCGGTCGTTTCACTATGGCGGACGTATTGTCTTTCCGACTTCGGCAGAAGCCTGTGCGACTTGCAGCGGCCTTTGGTACCCTCGCTGTCTCCCTTTTCTACCTAATCGCACAAATGGCCGGAGCGGGCTCTTTGGTTTCGGTACTTTTGGATATCCACGACAAGAGCTCTCAGGCTATTGTTGTGGCGGTTGTGGGCGTCATTATGATCTTGTATGTTCTGCTTGGTGGCATGAAAGGCACCACATATGTGCAAATGATCAAGGCTGTTCTTTTGGTCGGTGGCGTGGGTGTTATGACGCTAATGATCCTATGGTTCGTAAAAGGTAGCTTCTCCGAACTATTGGAGCAGGCCGTAAATATGCATGCCAGCTCGGAAACCCTCCAAAAGGCTGGATATGATGCACGCGAAATCTTGGAGCCAGGCCTGAAATATGGCAAAAACGACCTTACAAAGCTGGACTTTGTTTCCCTTGGCCTCGCCCTAGTATTGGGTACCGCAGGTCTGCCACACGTGCTTATGCGCTTCTATACGGTTCCTACCGCTAAGGAAGCTCGTAAGTCTGTGACCTGGGCGATTATCCTTATTGGTGCGTTCTACCTTATGACCCTTGTCCTCGGTTACGCGGCTGCCGCTTTTGTTGGTCCAGACCGTATTCTCGCAGCACCAGGTGGCGCGAATGCCGCTGCACCGCTGCTTGCTCTTGAACTCGGTGGATCCATCTTTATGGCTATTATTTCCGCAGTGGCGTTTGCTACCGTGTTGGCTGTGGTCGCAGGTCTGGCCATTACCGCTTCCGCTTCTGTGGCTCATGATATCTACCACTCGATTATTCGTAGCGGTAAATCTACAGAAGAAGAGCAGGTTCGGGTTTCTCGGATCACCGTAGTGGTTATCGGTATTTTGGCCATTATCCTGGGTATTCTTGCGATGGGGCAAAATGTTGCGTTCCTGGTGGCACTGGCGTTTGCTATCGCCGCTTCCGCTAACCTGCCAACGATTTTGTTCTCCCTCTACTGGAAGAAATTCAATACCGCTGGTGCGGTTTCTGCGATGTACACCGGCTTAATTATGGCTTTGGGTCTGATTATTTTCTCCCCAGCGGTTTCCGGTGCTCCAAATGCAATGTTCCCGAATGTTGACTTCGCACTCTTCCCGCTCGCAAATCCGGGTATTGTCTCGATCCCAGCAGCCTTTATTGCGGGCATTATTGGAACCTTCTTAGGATCCCCAGACAATTTGGATGACCTCCAGGCCGAGATGGAAGTTCGTTCGCTTACCGGCGTCGGCGTCGAAGCCCCAGTCGATCACTAG
- a CDS encoding HAD-IC family P-type ATPase, giving the protein MTYTSPFGLTAQEVADRVQAGLVNRQPRRTGRSVGTIIRTNVFTRINAILGVLLFIVLSLGSWINSAFGTLIIANSAIGIIQELRAKRTLDKLTILGESLPTVIRDGQAQEILRDALVLDDLIELGSGDQLVVDGEVRSADGLMVDESMLTGESEPILKNIGDQVWSGSYVVAGAGTYQATAISEDAYAAKLVAEAGKFQLTDSHLQAGIDQILRTITWLLIPTGLLTVWTQLSRTGEPLRESILAMVAALVPMLPEGLVLMTSIAFGVGVVRLGRRKALVNELPAIEGLARVDVVCVDKTGTLTENRMELAEIKELIDAPIARILASFVAVENRPNDTLQAVATVDAEPFEVISFDAFDSAKKFASVNLESHGRWYLGAPDVLVSRSDAEAAEALAAQGLRVLMLCDENRTPAALVVLRQKIRDDALDTLDFFRQEDVDVKVISGDNAASVGAVARELGLCGSVVDARQLPEDPEAFRQAIEQHTVFGRVTPEQKREMVRALQENGHTVAMTGDGVNDVLALKDANIGVSMGSGSPATRSVAQVVILDNRFASLPHVVAEGRRVIGNIERVANLFLTKTVYSVLMALIFAIVGIKFPFQAIHVTVTAWFTIGIPAFILSLAPNYERARPNFVPRVLRFAVPSGITIGTFTAGMWLWLYPGAAAPEELKMQVGTAALAALLVMALWVLGIVARPYTWWKALLLLTSVSFYIVLFSTPWLANFFLLHPEDHGLLLRGLVVGACGAAIIEGFWQLRRLNQR; this is encoded by the coding sequence ATGACGTATACCTCACCTTTTGGCCTGACTGCTCAAGAAGTTGCTGATCGGGTACAGGCGGGGTTAGTGAATCGCCAGCCACGTCGCACCGGACGTAGCGTGGGCACCATTATTCGCACGAACGTTTTTACACGGATTAATGCGATTTTGGGGGTGCTGCTGTTTATTGTGCTTTCGCTCGGATCGTGGATTAATAGTGCGTTCGGTACATTAATTATTGCCAATTCCGCTATTGGCATTATTCAAGAACTGCGGGCAAAGCGAACACTGGATAAACTTACGATCCTCGGGGAATCATTACCCACAGTGATTCGAGATGGCCAGGCCCAGGAAATCCTGCGTGATGCATTGGTATTAGATGACCTTATTGAACTTGGTTCGGGAGATCAGCTGGTTGTTGATGGGGAAGTCCGATCGGCTGATGGGCTTATGGTGGATGAATCCATGCTAACGGGGGAGTCCGAACCGATCCTCAAAAACATTGGCGATCAAGTATGGTCTGGATCTTATGTTGTAGCAGGCGCCGGCACGTATCAGGCAACCGCGATTAGTGAAGATGCTTATGCTGCGAAACTCGTGGCAGAGGCTGGGAAATTCCAATTAACCGATTCGCACTTGCAGGCGGGGATTGACCAGATTCTTCGAACTATTACTTGGCTATTAATTCCTACCGGTTTACTTACCGTGTGGACGCAATTATCGCGGACTGGAGAACCACTACGAGAATCAATTTTGGCAATGGTTGCCGCGCTGGTTCCTATGCTTCCAGAGGGTCTGGTGCTTATGACCTCCATTGCCTTTGGTGTGGGCGTTGTACGGTTGGGGCGTCGAAAAGCACTGGTTAATGAATTGCCGGCGATTGAAGGTCTAGCTCGTGTCGATGTGGTGTGCGTGGATAAAACGGGCACATTAACTGAAAACCGCATGGAGCTAGCAGAAATAAAGGAGCTTATCGACGCCCCAATTGCGCGGATTTTAGCCTCCTTTGTGGCTGTAGAAAACCGCCCAAACGATACATTGCAAGCGGTTGCAACAGTGGATGCTGAGCCTTTTGAAGTAATTAGTTTTGATGCCTTTGATTCCGCAAAGAAATTTGCATCTGTGAACTTAGAGTCGCACGGGCGTTGGTATTTGGGTGCCCCGGATGTTTTGGTAAGCCGCAGTGATGCCGAAGCGGCCGAAGCTCTGGCAGCCCAAGGTTTGCGCGTGCTTATGCTTTGCGATGAAAATCGAACACCTGCAGCACTTGTTGTATTGCGTCAGAAAATCCGTGATGATGCGCTAGATACTCTTGATTTCTTCCGGCAGGAAGACGTTGATGTAAAGGTTATCTCCGGCGATAATGCGGCGTCGGTAGGCGCGGTGGCTCGTGAACTTGGTCTTTGTGGTTCGGTGGTTGATGCACGGCAACTTCCTGAAGATCCTGAAGCATTTCGGCAGGCCATTGAACAGCACACTGTATTTGGGCGAGTGACTCCCGAACAAAAACGAGAAATGGTTCGGGCTTTGCAAGAAAACGGGCATACAGTAGCCATGACTGGTGATGGTGTGAACGATGTGCTTGCCTTAAAAGACGCCAATATTGGTGTTTCCATGGGATCTGGATCCCCGGCCACACGTTCTGTTGCCCAGGTGGTCATTTTGGATAATCGATTTGCATCTTTACCCCATGTGGTAGCGGAAGGACGACGCGTTATTGGCAATATTGAGCGGGTAGCAAATCTCTTTCTTACAAAAACCGTCTATTCCGTATTAATGGCGCTAATTTTTGCGATAGTTGGGATTAAATTCCCATTCCAAGCAATCCATGTGACGGTAACCGCATGGTTTACCATTGGCATTCCAGCTTTTATCCTTTCACTTGCCCCAAACTACGAACGGGCACGACCTAATTTTGTTCCTAGAGTGCTGCGTTTTGCGGTGCCCTCTGGAATTACTATTGGGACTTTTACTGCGGGCATGTGGCTTTGGTTATATCCAGGTGCAGCTGCTCCTGAAGAGCTCAAAATGCAGGTTGGTACGGCAGCGCTTGCCGCATTGTTGGTAATGGCTTTATGGGTATTGGGGATTGTGGCGCGACCATATACCTGGTGGAAAGCTCTTTTGCTGCTAACGTCTGTGAGTTTTTATATTGTGCTGTTTTCAACACCATGGCTAGCGAACTTTTTCTTGCTGCACCCAGAAGACCATGGGTTATTGTTGCGAGGTCTTGTTGTAGGGGCATGTGGCGCCGCAATCATTGAAGGTTTTTGGCAATTGCGTCGGTTGAATCAACGCTAA
- a CDS encoding citrate synthase has product MDILKAAEGNDGIALGKLLSETGLVTYDPGYVSTGSTESKITYIDGDKGILRYRGYAIEDLAEHATFNEVSYLLIKGELPTQEQLLKFNDDVRHHTLLDEDFKAQFSVFPRNAHPMAVLASSLNILSTYYQDSLNPLNPEHLEKATVRLMAKVPMLAAYAHRARNGEPYMYPDNSLNARENFLRMMFGFPTEPYEVDPLLVKALDQLLILHADHEQNCSTSTVRMVASSQANMFVAVAAGINALSGPLHGGANQAVLEMLDEIKANGGDATDFMNRVKNKEPGVRLMGFGHRVYKNYDPRAAIIKKTAHEVIEKLGGDDTLELAMNLEEIALADDYFISRRLYPNVDFYTGLIYRAMGFPTDFFTVLFAMGRLPGWIAQYRELIEDPTSKIYRPRQLYTGETLRPFVPRDQR; this is encoded by the coding sequence ATGGACATCCTCAAAGCTGCCGAAGGTAATGATGGTATTGCCCTGGGTAAATTGTTGAGCGAAACCGGCCTTGTCACCTATGACCCCGGCTATGTGAGCACCGGTTCCACCGAGTCCAAGATCACCTATATTGATGGTGATAAAGGCATCCTCCGCTACCGTGGTTACGCCATTGAAGATCTTGCCGAGCACGCCACCTTTAACGAGGTTTCTTACCTCCTTATCAAAGGTGAGCTTCCAACCCAGGAACAGCTTCTGAAGTTCAATGACGACGTTCGCCACCACACCCTCCTGGATGAGGATTTCAAGGCGCAATTTAGCGTGTTCCCACGTAATGCACACCCAATGGCTGTGCTCGCTTCATCCCTGAATATTCTTTCAACCTACTACCAGGATTCCTTGAATCCGCTGAATCCAGAGCACCTGGAAAAGGCCACCGTCCGACTTATGGCCAAGGTCCCAATGCTGGCGGCATATGCTCACCGTGCACGCAATGGTGAGCCATATATGTACCCAGATAACTCGCTCAATGCTCGGGAGAACTTCCTCCGCATGATGTTCGGCTTCCCAACCGAGCCATACGAGGTTGATCCGCTACTAGTCAAAGCCCTTGATCAGTTGCTTATCCTGCACGCCGATCACGAGCAAAACTGTTCTACTTCCACCGTTCGCATGGTTGCTTCCTCGCAAGCAAATATGTTTGTGGCAGTGGCTGCTGGTATCAATGCGCTTTCCGGCCCGCTACATGGTGGCGCAAACCAAGCTGTTTTGGAAATGCTTGATGAAATCAAGGCTAATGGTGGTGACGCCACTGACTTTATGAACCGCGTGAAGAACAAGGAACCTGGCGTTCGCCTAATGGGCTTTGGTCACCGCGTATACAAGAACTACGATCCTCGCGCAGCCATTATTAAGAAGACTGCACATGAGGTCATTGAAAAGCTCGGCGGAGATGACACCCTCGAACTCGCCATGAACCTTGAGGAAATTGCGCTGGCTGACGATTACTTTATTAGCCGTCGCCTGTATCCAAACGTTGACTTCTATACTGGCCTTATCTACCGCGCAATGGGATTCCCAACGGACTTCTTTACCGTCCTCTTCGCTATGGGCCGTCTACCAGGCTGGATTGCTCAGTACCGTGAGCTCATTGAAGATCCAACTTCAAAGATCTACCGTCCACGCCAGCTTTACACTGGTGAAACCCTGCGTCCATTTGTGCCTCGCGACCAGCGCTAA
- a CDS encoding DUF485 domain-containing protein produces MSANPQAHSGRREPTAAEFRAMQEAPQFIELKKTFRSFTFPMSAAFFVWYIAYVLMATYMGDTMGKVVFGSINVGILLGLAQFVTTFIITWWYIKFANKQIEPRAAAIRQEMEG; encoded by the coding sequence GTGAGCGCCAACCCTCAGGCACACTCGGGACGTCGTGAACCTACGGCGGCAGAATTCCGTGCCATGCAGGAGGCCCCTCAATTTATTGAGCTGAAAAAGACATTCCGGTCTTTTACCTTCCCAATGAGCGCGGCCTTCTTTGTTTGGTACATCGCATACGTGTTGATGGCAACCTACATGGGCGACACAATGGGCAAGGTGGTCTTTGGTTCCATTAACGTTGGAATCCTGCTTGGACTTGCCCAGTTTGTCACCACGTTCATTATTACCTGGTGGTATATCAAATTTGCCAATAAGCAGATTGAGCCTCGCGCCGCTGCAATCCGGCAAGAAATGGAAGGTTAA